In Candidatus Polarisedimenticolia bacterium, one genomic interval encodes:
- a CDS encoding L-histidine N(alpha)-methyltransferase encodes MPPAADPRNLAEEIRAGLSGPGQKRIPSRWLYDDVGSALFEVICLMPEYGLARADARILRSHAAEMAALVGRPACVAELGSGSGWKSRLLLAPLAREAPLTYIPIDISRAALARCETEMMAVRGLLVDRFEGEYLAGLSYAAASRETGEPLLVLFLGSTIGNFERAEAEEFLVEIRRILSPGDMILLGTDLIKPEEDLLAAYDDPARITAAFNLNVLARLNRELQADFDLLRFSHEARWNAAQRRIEMHLCSIGAQAVDIPGARLRIALRSGESLWTESSHKFTPEEPAILAQRTGYQVVCRWSDGLWPFSETLLRAD; translated from the coding sequence ATGCCGCCCGCCGCGGACCCCCGGAACCTCGCGGAGGAGATCCGCGCGGGGCTGTCCGGTCCGGGGCAGAAGAGGATCCCGTCGCGCTGGCTCTACGACGATGTCGGCTCCGCGCTGTTCGAGGTGATCTGCCTCATGCCCGAATATGGATTGGCGCGGGCCGATGCCCGCATCCTGAGGAGCCACGCCGCCGAGATGGCGGCACTCGTCGGGCGGCCGGCATGCGTCGCGGAGCTCGGAAGCGGCTCGGGCTGGAAGAGCCGCCTGCTGCTGGCGCCGCTGGCGCGTGAGGCGCCTCTCACCTATATCCCGATCGATATATCCCGCGCCGCCCTGGCGCGCTGCGAGACCGAGATGATGGCAGTGCGCGGCCTGCTGGTGGACCGTTTCGAGGGGGAGTACCTGGCGGGACTGTCCTATGCGGCGGCGTCCCGCGAGACGGGGGAACCGCTGCTCGTGCTCTTTCTGGGGAGCACGATAGGGAATTTCGAGCGCGCGGAAGCCGAGGAGTTCCTGGTCGAAATCCGCCGGATCCTTTCCCCGGGGGACATGATCCTGCTGGGCACCGACCTGATCAAGCCTGAAGAGGACCTGCTCGCCGCCTACGACGATCCCGCCAGGATTACCGCGGCATTCAACCTGAATGTGCTTGCGCGGTTGAATCGGGAGCTGCAGGCCGACTTCGACCTGCTCCGCTTCTCCCACGAAGCGCGGTGGAACGCCGCTCAGCGGCGCATCGAGATGCACCTCTGCTCGATTGGAGCGCAAGCGGTCGACATCCCCGGAGCGCGTCTGCGCATCGCGCTGCGCTCCGGAGAGAGCCTCTGGACCGAGAGCTCGCACAAGTTCACCCCCGAAGAGCCGGCAATCCTGGCGCAACGCACCGGGTACCAGGTCGTGTGCCGCTGGTCGGACGGGCTGTGGCCCTTCTCGGAGACCCTGCTCCGGGCCGACTGA
- a CDS encoding PAS domain S-box protein, giving the protein MDGIILGANQAEMDLLGYSCEEFIGRHVSEFHVDKEVIEDILRRLAAGEVIRNREARLRCKDGSIKHVLIDSSSLWKDGRCVHMRCFTLDVTDRRHAEEAQARLAAIVESSQDAIIGKTLEGYIVSWNASAEQMFGYRADEAIGKSVTMLIPPELQFEELTILDKLRRGERIEHYETVRVAKDGHRVEVSLTISPIRDGAGRIIGASKIARDITSRRRDEQRLATQYGVTQALAESATLSQAASRILYAICEHLGWKVGALWTVDDQGQALRCAQFYHRPDVQVTEFEDSTRQLVFQRGTGLPGRVWATGRPVWIRDVVADAGFLRASVARAEKLHGGLGLPITLDQEVLGVMEFFSEEIRQPEPDVIAMMKAIGSQMGQFIERRRAEESVQKTVAENARLLASLQEADQRKDEFLAMLAHELRNPLAPIRNAIQIIRRKGLPVPELQWSTEVIHRQVHQMSRLVDDLMDISRITRGKVEMRKESVELSEVLNGALEASRPLIEKWGHHLTISLPPRPVRLFADPTRLTQVFLNLLNNAAKYTDQGGRIELKAETDGSDVV; this is encoded by the coding sequence TTGGACGGGATCATCCTGGGGGCGAACCAGGCCGAGATGGACCTCTTGGGCTACTCCTGTGAGGAATTCATAGGCCGCCACGTCAGCGAGTTCCATGTTGACAAGGAAGTCATCGAGGACATCCTGCGCCGCCTCGCCGCGGGCGAGGTCATCCGCAACCGGGAGGCGCGCCTGCGGTGCAAGGACGGATCCATCAAGCACGTCCTCATCGACTCCAGCTCCCTGTGGAAGGACGGCCGCTGCGTGCACATGCGCTGCTTCACGCTCGACGTCACCGATCGACGACACGCCGAGGAGGCGCAGGCGCGCCTGGCCGCCATCGTCGAGTCCTCCCAGGACGCCATCATCGGCAAGACCCTCGAGGGGTACATCGTCTCCTGGAACGCCAGTGCCGAGCAGATGTTCGGCTACCGCGCCGACGAGGCGATCGGCAAGTCGGTCACCATGCTGATCCCGCCGGAGCTGCAGTTCGAGGAGCTGACGATCCTGGATAAGCTGCGGCGCGGCGAGCGCATCGAACACTACGAGACGGTGCGGGTGGCGAAGGACGGCCATCGGGTCGAAGTCTCCCTGACCATCTCCCCCATTCGCGATGGTGCGGGCAGGATCATCGGTGCCTCGAAAATCGCGCGCGACATCACGTCCCGCCGGCGCGACGAGCAGCGGCTGGCCACGCAGTACGGAGTCACCCAGGCCCTGGCCGAATCGGCCACCCTGAGCCAGGCGGCTTCCAGGATCCTCTATGCCATCTGCGAGCATCTCGGCTGGAAGGTGGGCGCCCTGTGGACCGTCGACGATCAGGGACAGGCGCTGCGCTGCGCGCAGTTCTATCATCGTCCCGACGTCCAGGTCACCGAATTCGAGGACAGCACCCGGCAGCTCGTCTTTCAGCGCGGCACCGGGCTCCCCGGGCGCGTCTGGGCGACGGGGAGGCCGGTGTGGATCCGGGACGTGGTCGCGGACGCGGGCTTCCTGCGCGCCTCGGTGGCCAGGGCCGAGAAGTTGCACGGCGGATTGGGCCTGCCCATCACGCTCGACCAGGAGGTCCTCGGCGTGATGGAGTTCTTCAGCGAGGAAATCCGCCAGCCGGAGCCCGACGTCATCGCCATGATGAAGGCCATTGGAAGCCAGATGGGCCAGTTCATCGAGCGCCGGCGCGCGGAGGAATCGGTCCAGAAGACCGTGGCGGAGAATGCCCGGCTGCTCGCTTCGCTCCAGGAGGCCGACCAGCGCAAGGACGAGTTCCTGGCGATGCTGGCCCACGAGCTGCGCAATCCACTGGCGCCCATCCGCAACGCCATCCAGATCATCCGGCGCAAGGGGCTGCCGGTTCCCGAGCTGCAGTGGTCCACCGAGGTGATCCACCGGCAGGTGCACCAGATGAGCCGCCTGGTCGACGACCTGATGGACATCTCCCGGATTACCCGCGGCAAGGTCGAGATGCGTAAGGAGAGCGTGGAGCTGTCGGAGGTCTTGAACGGCGCCCTGGAGGCGAGCCGGCCGCTCATCGAGAAGTGGGGCCATCATCTGACGATCTCCCTGCCGCCCCGTCCCGTTCGCCTGTTCGCCGATCCGACACGTCTGACCCAGGTCTTCCTGAACCTGCTCAACAACGCGGCGAAGTACACCGACCAGGGCGGCCGCATCGAGCTGAAAGCGGAGACGGACGGGAGCGACGTGGT
- a CDS encoding SUMF1/EgtB/PvdO family nonheme iron enzyme: MARPYELRESRNPIAARLAGARTLTDRLFGLVRPEALLERPIPERHRLIFYLGHLEAFDRNLLARGGPCPELDRLFAFGIDPVDGELPHEPASAWPREPEVRAYCAATRSAIDQCLSTSDIEERGKEGNELLNMAIEHRLMHAETLAYALHRLPLELKLAQLEPMPSRMAWSGPSMSEVPSGVATLGLPRDGRFGWDNEFEAHQVEVPGFRIGAFKVTNGEFLDFVHAGGYETASLWDPGNWEWLRRSGRGHPSFWRLDHSGWVFRGMFRERPLAMEEPVWLSQAEASAYAAWKGMRLPTEAEWHRAACGAPDGSEREYPWGNEPPTIAHGNFDSYRWDPTPVGSHPEGRSAFGAYDLLGNGWEWTSTPFAPFAGFKANGQYPGYSADFFDGRHFVLKGGSPRTDAVLLRRSFRNWFQPHYPYLYAGFRLVQP, from the coding sequence ATGGCACGGCCCTATGAGCTTCGCGAGAGTCGAAATCCCATTGCGGCGCGTCTTGCCGGGGCAAGGACGCTGACCGACCGGCTCTTCGGCCTGGTCCGGCCTGAGGCCCTTCTCGAGCGGCCCATCCCAGAGCGACATCGGCTCATTTTTTATCTGGGCCACCTCGAAGCCTTCGATCGCAATCTCCTGGCGCGCGGCGGACCGTGTCCGGAACTGGACCGGCTGTTCGCCTTCGGCATCGATCCCGTGGATGGGGAGCTGCCGCACGAGCCGGCTTCCGCATGGCCCCGGGAGCCGGAGGTCCGCGCCTACTGCGCCGCCACCCGCTCTGCGATCGACCAATGCCTCTCCACATCGGATATCGAAGAGCGCGGCAAGGAAGGGAATGAACTGCTCAACATGGCCATCGAGCATCGCCTGATGCATGCCGAGACGCTTGCCTATGCGCTGCACCGGCTGCCCCTGGAGCTCAAGCTGGCGCAGCTCGAGCCCATGCCCTCTCGAATGGCCTGGTCCGGGCCCTCGATGAGCGAGGTGCCGTCCGGGGTGGCTACGCTCGGATTACCCCGTGATGGACGCTTCGGCTGGGACAACGAGTTCGAGGCCCATCAGGTCGAGGTGCCCGGCTTCCGGATCGGGGCGTTCAAGGTCACGAACGGAGAGTTCCTGGACTTCGTCCATGCCGGAGGGTATGAGACGGCGTCGCTGTGGGACCCCGGCAACTGGGAATGGCTGCGGCGATCGGGCCGTGGGCATCCTTCCTTCTGGCGCCTCGACCATTCCGGCTGGGTCTTCCGCGGCATGTTCCGCGAGCGGCCGCTCGCGATGGAAGAGCCGGTCTGGCTCAGCCAGGCGGAAGCCTCGGCCTACGCGGCCTGGAAAGGAATGCGGCTGCCGACCGAAGCGGAATGGCACCGGGCCGCCTGCGGAGCACCCGACGGAAGCGAGCGTGAGTATCCGTGGGGGAACGAACCGCCGACCATCGCCCATGGGAACTTCGATTCCTACCGGTGGGATCCGACACCCGTCGGCTCGCATCCGGAAGGGCGCAGCGCCTTTGGCGCCTACGATCTCCTCGGCAACGGCTGGGAGTGGACCTCGACCCCCTTCGCGCCGTTCGCGGGGTTCAAGGCGAACGGGCAATACCCGGGCTATTCGGCCGACTTCTTCGATGGCAGGCACTTCGTCCTGAAAGGGGGCTCGCCCCGCACCGATGCCGTGCTGCTGCGCCGCTCCTTCCGCAACTGGTTCCAGCCGCACTATCCGTATCTGTATGCGGGCTTTCGTCTGGTGCAGCCGTGA